One Festucalex cinctus isolate MCC-2025b chromosome 1, RoL_Fcin_1.0, whole genome shotgun sequence genomic region harbors:
- the LOC144026644 gene encoding macrophage mannose receptor 1-like isoform X1, producing the protein MKKKSARGLLAILLLVVGGWTPRVTCGCPSNWRRNGEQCYFISDVEKTFTEAEDDCRARGGHLTSLQDAQERYWLKSYIGQERFWIGLRDELKNGQFWWTDRSPVTQVSVEWSHAEPNNLGGKEYCVEMGLYSRARLNDLPCNSLRKYICKRASVLCDCPTGWRSNGDECYFFSGDKKTWNQAQIDCWNKKSELTSIQDAKEKSWLSRQIGLERYWIGLWDPSFLWGYWQWSDGSPLVKSQWDWYPGRPEEKYKYCAVIAGDLSDRWHDYTCRSDKFKYICKRANYQIRNPPLPCPYCSCPAPPVTCPPPITCPTPPPPQPTCPIPPAPPTRPPTPPPCLPRGALLQPAAGEGDVPSVETSPPAPPANSTEVPCVFVLDVQQGEFLANLSGLLDVGRRIVIRGRVREVAKSFAFGLSADDGPALVVHPDLQTQNTTLNYNSLVSWKVLRETEDAAFPFAPRSDFEIVIGCEAQRFHVSMDGDYWLDSAYGERVQPGSSLQSISTLAVGGDVDLMYIQLM; encoded by the exons TGACGTGCGGCTGCCCGTCAAACTGGAGGCGCAATGGGGAACAATGTTACTTCATCTCCGATGTCGAGAAAACGTTCACGGAGGCTGAGGACGACTGTCGCGCCCGCGGCGGACACCTGACCAGCCTTCAAGACGCCCAGGAGAGA TACTGGCTGAAGTCCTACATTGGACAGGAGCGTTTCTGGATCGGCTTGAGGGACGAGCTCAAGAACGGACAGTTTTGGTGGACTGACAGAAGTCCTGTGACTCAAGTCAGCGT GGAGTGGTCCCATGCAGAGCCGAACAACTTGGGTGGAAAGGAGTACTGTGTTGAGATGGGCCTCTATTCCCGAGCTCGCCTGAACGACTTACCCTGTAACTCCCTGAGAAAATACATCTGCAAGCGAGCCTCGG TGTTGTGTGACTGTCCCACGGGCTGGCGAAGCAACGGAGACGAATGTTACTTCTTCTCCGGAGACAAAAAGACATGGAATCAGGCTCAGATCGACTGCTGGAACAAGAAAAGTGAACTGACCAGCATTCAAGACGCCAAGGAGAAG TCATGGTTGAGTAGACAAATTGGCCTGGAGCGCTATTGGATCGGCTTGTGGGATCCCTCATTCTTGTGGGGGTATTGGCAGTGGTCAGATGGAAGTCCACTGGTGAAGTCACAATG GGACTGGTACCCCGGTAGGCCTGAAGAGAAATATAAATACTGCGCTGTGATAGCAGGCGACCTGAGCGACCGCTGGCACGACTACACTTGTCGCAGCGACAAGTTTAAATACATCTGCAAGCGCGCCAACT ACCAGATCCGAAATCCTCCTCTTCCTTGCCCCTACTGTTCCTGTCCTGCTCCTCCTGTGACCTGTCCGCCTCCTATAACCTGTcctactcctcctcctcctcagccaACCTGTCCTATTCCTCCAGCTCCTCCAACCCGCCCCCCCACTCCTCCTCCTTGCCTTCCTCGCGGTGCCCTCCTCCAGCCAGCAGCAGGTGAAGGTGACGTCCCGTCGGTGGAAACGTCCCCTCCGGCACCCCCGGCCAACTCCACGGAAGTCccctgtgtgtttgttttggacGTGCAGCAA GGTGAATTCCTAGCCAACCTTTCCGGTCTTCTGGACGTCGGCCGCCGCATCGTCATCCGAGGACGAGTCCGAGAGGTGGCAAAAAG TTTTGCCTTCGGCCTGAGCGCGGACGACGGCCCGGCGCTGGTGGTGCACCCTGACCTCCAAACGCAAAACACCACGCTCAACTACAACAGCTTGGTCAGCTGGAAGGTCCTGAGGGAGACGGAGGACGCCGCGTTCCCCTTTGCACCCCGATCTGACTTTGAG ATTGTCATCGGCTGCGAGGCCCAGCGTTTCCACGTGAGCATGGACGGTGACTACTGGCTGGATTCCGCCTATGGCGAGCGCGTCCAGCCGGGCTCCAGCCTGCAAAGCATCAGCACGCTGGCGGTGGGAGGGGACGTGGATCTGATGTATATCCAGCTCATGTAA
- the LOC144026644 gene encoding macrophage mannose receptor 1-like isoform X2, with translation MKKKSARGLLAILLLVVGGWTPRVTCGCPSNWRRNGEQCYFISDVEKTFTEAEDDCRARGGHLTSLQDAQERYWLKSYIGQERFWIGLRDELKNGQFWWTDRSPVTQVSVEWSHAEPNNLGGKEYCVEMGLYSRARLNDLPCNSLRKYICKRASVLCDCPTGWRSNGDECYFFSGDKKTWNQAQIDCWNKKSELTSIQDAKEKSWLSRQIGLERYWIGLWDPSFLWGYWQWSDGSPLVKSQWDWYPGRPEEKYKYCAVIAGDLSDRWHDYTCRSDKFKYICKRANSPPTRPPTPPPCLPRGALLQPAAGEGDVPSVETSPPAPPANSTEVPCVFVLDVQQGEFLANLSGLLDVGRRIVIRGRVREVAKSFAFGLSADDGPALVVHPDLQTQNTTLNYNSLVSWKVLRETEDAAFPFAPRSDFEIVIGCEAQRFHVSMDGDYWLDSAYGERVQPGSSLQSISTLAVGGDVDLMYIQLM, from the exons TGACGTGCGGCTGCCCGTCAAACTGGAGGCGCAATGGGGAACAATGTTACTTCATCTCCGATGTCGAGAAAACGTTCACGGAGGCTGAGGACGACTGTCGCGCCCGCGGCGGACACCTGACCAGCCTTCAAGACGCCCAGGAGAGA TACTGGCTGAAGTCCTACATTGGACAGGAGCGTTTCTGGATCGGCTTGAGGGACGAGCTCAAGAACGGACAGTTTTGGTGGACTGACAGAAGTCCTGTGACTCAAGTCAGCGT GGAGTGGTCCCATGCAGAGCCGAACAACTTGGGTGGAAAGGAGTACTGTGTTGAGATGGGCCTCTATTCCCGAGCTCGCCTGAACGACTTACCCTGTAACTCCCTGAGAAAATACATCTGCAAGCGAGCCTCGG TGTTGTGTGACTGTCCCACGGGCTGGCGAAGCAACGGAGACGAATGTTACTTCTTCTCCGGAGACAAAAAGACATGGAATCAGGCTCAGATCGACTGCTGGAACAAGAAAAGTGAACTGACCAGCATTCAAGACGCCAAGGAGAAG TCATGGTTGAGTAGACAAATTGGCCTGGAGCGCTATTGGATCGGCTTGTGGGATCCCTCATTCTTGTGGGGGTATTGGCAGTGGTCAGATGGAAGTCCACTGGTGAAGTCACAATG GGACTGGTACCCCGGTAGGCCTGAAGAGAAATATAAATACTGCGCTGTGATAGCAGGCGACCTGAGCGACCGCTGGCACGACTACACTTGTCGCAGCGACAAGTTTAAATACATCTGCAAGCGCGCCAACT CTCCTCCAACCCGCCCCCCCACTCCTCCTCCTTGCCTTCCTCGCGGTGCCCTCCTCCAGCCAGCAGCAGGTGAAGGTGACGTCCCGTCGGTGGAAACGTCCCCTCCGGCACCCCCGGCCAACTCCACGGAAGTCccctgtgtgtttgttttggacGTGCAGCAA GGTGAATTCCTAGCCAACCTTTCCGGTCTTCTGGACGTCGGCCGCCGCATCGTCATCCGAGGACGAGTCCGAGAGGTGGCAAAAAG TTTTGCCTTCGGCCTGAGCGCGGACGACGGCCCGGCGCTGGTGGTGCACCCTGACCTCCAAACGCAAAACACCACGCTCAACTACAACAGCTTGGTCAGCTGGAAGGTCCTGAGGGAGACGGAGGACGCCGCGTTCCCCTTTGCACCCCGATCTGACTTTGAG ATTGTCATCGGCTGCGAGGCCCAGCGTTTCCACGTGAGCATGGACGGTGACTACTGGCTGGATTCCGCCTATGGCGAGCGCGTCCAGCCGGGCTCCAGCCTGCAAAGCATCAGCACGCTGGCGGTGGGAGGGGACGTGGATCTGATGTATATCCAGCTCATGTAA
- the LOC144026709 gene encoding metalloproteinase inhibitor 2-like has protein sequence MSWKTFVLPLVLLCLWGLQEEGAQACSCFPIHLQQLYCQTDIVVIRAKVLRVMPGAQGKGRPTKYDIQHLMTFKGVKKLFAAIYTGPNSAACGVTLTTGTEYLLMGKLQSDGTLHVSLCDFHEPWDALSTTKNLLSSYAEGCGCTIKSCFSFPCCMNGPTECLWTDFLPGKMNSHDQAQNFACIKSSNGCCDWYRGAAGSVKQYPASRG, from the exons ATGAGCTGGAAGACGTTTGTGCTGCCCCTGGTGCTGCTGTGCTTGTGGGGGCTCCAGGAGGAAGGAGCACAAGCCTGTAGTTGTTTCCCAATTCATCTGCAGCAGTTGTATTgccaaacagacattgttg TCATCAGGGCCAAGGTTCTAAGAGTGATGCCTGGTGCCCAAGGTAAAGGTCGACCCACCAAGTATGACATCCAACACTTGATG ACCTTCAAGGGtgttaaaaagctttttgctgCCATCTACACTGGACCCAACTCTGCAGCATGTGGAGTCACTCTGACTACAGGCACTGAATATCTACTCATGG GCAAGCTGCAGTCTGACGGCACACTGCATGTCTCCCTATGTGACTTCCATGAGCCGTGGGATGCCTTGAGCACCACGAAGAATCTTTTGTCCAGCTATGCAGAGGGCTGTGGTTGCACG ATCAAGTCCTGCTTCTCCTTTCCGTGCTGCATGAACGGCCCAACTGAGTGCTTGTGGACCGACTTTCTGCCAGGGAAGATGAACAGTCATGACCAGGCCCAGAACTTTGCTTGCATCAAAAGCAGCAATGGCTGTTGTGACTGGTACAGGGGGGCTGCTGGATCTGTAAAGCAATATCCAGCTTCAAGAGGCTaa